The Halomicronema hongdechloris C2206 genome includes a window with the following:
- a CDS encoding nucleotidyltransferase family protein has translation MNHSLPINLPKPALADFCQRHHIRKLSLFGSVLREDFCPDSDVDFLVEFEPEHTPGLIRLAGMELELSDLIQRKVDLRTSNDLSRYFRNDVLQTAIVQYD, from the coding sequence GTGAATCATTCCCTTCCCATCAATCTTCCTAAACCCGCTCTAGCTGACTTTTGCCAGCGCCACCACATTCGCAAACTATCCCTTTTTGGTTCAGTACTGCGAGAAGACTTTTGCCCGGACAGCGATGTCGATTTCCTGGTTGAATTCGAACCGGAGCATACCCCAGGACTGATTCGCTTGGCTGGCATGGAACTCGAACTCTCTGACCTAATTCAACGCAAGGTCGACTTACGAACATCCAACGATTTGAGTCGATATTTCAGAAACGACGTTCTACAGACCGCGATCGTGCAATATGACTAA